GACCTGGCCCGCCGAGTTCGTTGGCCGCTCACTCGCCTGGTCCTGGTCGCGCTCGCCGGCACGATCCCGTTTCTGTCGTTCTACGCCGAGCGCAAGGTCCACCACGACCTGACCCGCTGATCCCGTTTCACGTGAAACGGGGCCCACAAACCGTCATATAAATTTGTCGACATATCGCGATGAGCTTGGCCGCCCGTTTCAACTAGCGCCGATCTGTCGACAAGGGCGCCGAAAAGTTCTGTGAGCGGCATCCTAAGCCGCCTCGCCTCCACCGCCCGCGGACCTCGGGCGGCCAGAATCGCTCCCACAGCGACCCTCAGAACGCCTTTTTAGGCCCGAGTACGCCGTCCGCGGAGCTGTGACTACTCGGCCTGCTTGTTGGGATCCATCAAGGTGACGATCCGCTCGAGGTCGTCGATCGACGCGAACTCGACGGTGATCTTCCCCTTGGTCTTCCCGAGGTCGACCTTGACGCGGGTCTCGAACCGATCGGACAGCCGGTCGGCCAGATCCACCAGCCGCGGAGCCACCGGCTTGTTCCGCCGGCGAGCAGGAGTCGGGTCCTCGGCCGACATGTCGCCCAGGGCAACGATCTCCTCGACCGTACGCACCGACAGTCCTTCGGCCACGATCCGCTGAGCGAGCCGTTCGATGGCGTCCCCACTCGGCAGCCCCAAGAGTGCCCGAGCATGCCCGGCCGACAGCACGCCGGCCGCAACCCGACGCTGCACCGACGCAGGCAACTTCAGCAGCCGCAGCGTGTTGGAGATCTGCGGCCGAGACCGCCCGATCCGCGTGGCGAGAACCTCCTGCGTGCACCCGAAGTCATCCAGCATCTGCTGGTACGCCGCAGCCTCTTCCAACGGATTCAGCTGGCTCCGGTGCAGGTTCTCCAGCAACGCGTCCCGCAGCATCACGTCGTCGGACGTATCCCGCACAATCGCCGGAATCGTCTCCAGCCCGGCTTCCTGAGTCGCCCGCCACCGCCGCTCACCCATCACCAACTCGTACTTGTCGTCCTCGAGACGCCGTACGACGATCGGCTGCAGCAGCCCGATCTCCTTCACCGAGTGCACGAGCTCAGCCATCGCATCCTCATCGAACACACTCCGCGGCTGCTTCGGGTTGGGCGTGATCTTCCCAACCTCGATCTCAGCAAACTCCGCCCCCGGCACAGCAGCCAACCCACCCCCGGCCACCCCCGCAGAAACCTCCGGCTTGATCGGCGGCGCCCCCGGAATCGAGTTCGACTTACTCCCCAGAGTCGCACCACCAGGAGCCGGGTTGCTCGGAATCAACGCACCCAATCCACGCCCAAGCCTGGTATTCATACCGCTCCTCGCGTCAGCTACCACCGAATCCACCCACCGATCCAGGAGAAGACCCCGCCTCCCCACCACCGGCCACCGCAACCGTAACCGGTGACACCGCAACCACCACCCTCACCCCCACCATGTCGCCCCACCAACCTCTCCCACCAAAACCGCAGACAACCCCTCCCGTTTCACGTGGAACACCCCAAAGCGCCAAAGCCCCTCGCAACCCCCACGCGCCACACCACCTCCCAACCCCAACCCCCGCCACCGCCACCGCCACCGCCACCGCCACCGCCACCGCCACCGCCACCGCCACCGCCACCGCCACCGCCAGAGTCCTATCGCCCGGCGTCGTATGCGAGGCCGCGAGGTAGAGGATCCCTAGTTCCACTGCGATGAACGCAGCACAGCCTCCGACCGCTGGCCCCAGCCCATCTCCCAAACGGCGAGAGCCGCAGCACCTCAGGGAGTCCGCCGATCGCCAACTACGACGTCGGCTTCACGCGCCCACAGGCTCCACCGCAGCCAGTCCCCCTACGCCACCCGTGCCCGAAGCACCGACCGCCTACCAATCCCTGTTTCACGTGAAACGTGGCCCCTCGCCACCCAGGCCGCCGGGTGCTAGCCGCATCGCGCCTGCAACCGCGAGCGGCGAAACCTCAGCGCCCGCTCTCCGACCATCTCCTGTCACCAGGCCAGCCCCACTCAACCGCAAGCCCACATTGGGGGCTCACCCAAACCTCCGCTGGCCGTCACAGCGGCCGCGAACCCACATCCGCGGGTCTTGTCGCGCTCCCGAGATCGCTCTGGAGTCGCCGGTCGAACTAGCTACAACGCGTCCTCACCCCCTGGCCTCCTGGCCGGGAGGCGCATCGTCCGGCAGTTCGCTTCACGCCCGTCCCGAGAAACCCGCACCCTCGGCGTTGCTCGTCTCTCGCCCATCCAAAGAGGTCAACCTGCGCGTACGGTCATGCCGCCCCAACGTGACCGTGATTTCGTATGTGAGGGGCAACTCAACCATCCAGCCAAAGTCCACCGGCGCTCAAACCGTCGGCGCTTGGGACCACCTCCGCTGACCTAGCGGCTCGACTTCCGGCCGCACCGCCGCAAGCTCCTCGAGCACCTGCAACCCCGACGTTCCCGTGGCACGACGCCCCAAGACTCTAGGTCCCCCACACCATCAAGCCGGTCCTCGTGCGGCCCCTCTTACCCCCAGCGGTGCCACGCACCACGCCGCCACTGACGTGGCGTTAACCTGTGCCCGACGCCTCCCGCCTCGTGTCCCGCACCTCGCACTTCGTGTCTCGCGCCACCCCGCACCCCCACCCCACACACCCCGCCATAGGTGATCGATCGGAGGGTCCGGAGTCCGGTCCTCGATCGCGAATCATGGATACGTCATGCCGGCGGCCAAGGAGCAGTACCTCCGAGTG
The Kribbella italica DNA segment above includes these coding regions:
- a CDS encoding ParB/RepB/Spo0J family partition protein, with product MNTRLGRGLGALIPSNPAPGGATLGSKSNSIPGAPPIKPEVSAGVAGGGLAAVPGAEFAEIEVGKITPNPKQPRSVFDEDAMAELVHSVKEIGLLQPIVVRRLEDDKYELVMGERRWRATQEAGLETIPAIVRDTSDDVMLRDALLENLHRSQLNPLEEAAAYQQMLDDFGCTQEVLATRIGRSRPQISNTLRLLKLPASVQRRVAAGVLSAGHARALLGLPSGDAIERLAQRIVAEGLSVRTVEEIVALGDMSAEDPTPARRRNKPVAPRLVDLADRLSDRFETRVKVDLGKTKGKITVEFASIDDLERIVTLMDPNKQAE